The Actinomycetes bacterium DNA segment TCTCGGTCCAGTTCGGAGCCGCTGTGGCGGCCCTGGTGTTCCTCCGGGCGGGCGCCCTGGGCACGGTGACCCTCCGGCTGGCCCTGTCCGCGCTGGTCCTGCTTGCCGTGTGCCGTCCGCGGCTGCGCGGCCTCCCCCCCGCGGATTGGGCGCTTGCGGGCGCCTTCGGGGTCGCCCTCGCGGCCATGAACACCCTGTTCTACCAGGCCATCGAGCGCATTCCGCTGGGAGCGGCCGCCACCCTGGAGGTGCTTGGCCCGCTCGCCCTGTCCGTGCTCGTCTCGCGCCGGGCGGCCAGCGCGCTGTGGGCCGCCCTTGCACTGGCCGGGGTGTTCCTGCTCGGCGGGAGCGACTTCGAGCGCCTCGACCTCGCGGGGACTGGCTTCGCGTTGGCGGCCGGCGCGATGTGGGCTGCATACATCCTGCTCAGCGCGCGGACGGGCCGGCGTTTCCCGAAGACCGACGGCCTGGCGGTCGCGCTCGGCGTCGGCGCGCTCCTGAGCCTGCCCCTCGGCGTGGTCAGCGCCGGGACCGCCTTGCTGGACCCGGCCACCCTGGCCCTGGGAGCAGCCGTCGCCGTGCTGTCATCGCTGGTTCCCTACACCCTCGAGCTGCACGCGCTGCGCGGGCTCCCGCCCGCCACCTTCGGCGTGC contains these protein-coding regions:
- a CDS encoding EamA family transporter, which gives rise to MDARSTSSTPAATGGSRLGSAALVLGSAVSVQFGAAVAALVFLRAGALGTVTLRLALSALVLLAVCRPRLRGLPPADWALAGAFGVALAAMNTLFYQAIERIPLGAAATLEVLGPLALSVLVSRRAASALWAALALAGVFLLGGSDFERLDLAGTGFALAAGAMWAAYILLSARTGRRFPKTDGLAVALGVGALLSLPLGVVSAGTALLDPATLALGAAVAVLSSLVPYTLELHALRGLPPATFGVLMGLEPAIAAAAGYLVLRQALSATDGLAMLLVIAASMGAMRTPPKPPADAAHARHTAPHGTQRGHAVPQVSRPVGPSWRAWRAVRRRAVSGKSPGRPVASR